A region of Streptomyces halobius DNA encodes the following proteins:
- the uppS gene encoding polyprenyl diphosphate synthase has product MGAHTTARHIACIMDGNGRWAQQRGLPRAHGHKAAVSAVDTVIRTALEEGIPWLTLFAFSTENWSRPQEEIDTLMDTSCQFLRRRVHDWHRAGIRLRRLGEETPRISEDLRQELQYAHQLTQDNSTMTLTVAANHGGRGEIVRAARTLVEQQVPAEDVTEESFAQHLQNPDMPDVDLVIRTSGGYRLSNFALWRCAYAEFVFPEVLWPDFRAEHFRQALELYAQRRRRFGGATTSIPHPRSPQPQPPFGLADSLPSLSSVLSLPGGIASRLGGHLLAGLYDTARYAKSQLETRNEPPL; this is encoded by the coding sequence ATGGGAGCACACACCACGGCACGTCACATCGCATGCATCATGGACGGAAACGGCCGCTGGGCACAGCAGCGTGGGCTGCCGCGCGCACACGGACACAAGGCCGCCGTGAGCGCCGTCGACACGGTGATCAGAACCGCCCTGGAGGAAGGGATCCCGTGGCTGACCCTGTTCGCGTTCTCCACCGAGAACTGGTCGCGCCCGCAGGAGGAGATCGACACCCTCATGGACACCAGCTGCCAGTTCCTGCGCAGAAGAGTCCACGACTGGCACCGCGCCGGCATCCGACTCCGTCGCCTGGGCGAGGAGACCCCCCGCATCTCCGAGGACCTGCGTCAGGAGCTCCAGTACGCCCACCAACTGACGCAGGACAACAGCACGATGACACTGACGGTGGCTGCGAACCACGGTGGCCGGGGCGAAATCGTGCGCGCGGCACGCACGCTCGTCGAACAGCAGGTGCCCGCCGAGGACGTGACCGAGGAGAGCTTCGCCCAGCACCTACAGAACCCCGACATGCCGGATGTGGACCTCGTCATCCGCACCTCGGGCGGGTACCGGTTGTCCAACTTCGCACTGTGGCGGTGCGCCTATGCGGAGTTCGTCTTCCCCGAGGTGCTGTGGCCCGACTTCCGCGCCGAGCACTTCCGGCAGGCGCTCGAGCTGTACGCCCAGCGGCGCCGCCGGTTCGGCGGTGCCACGACATCGATCCCCCACCCCCGTTCCCCCCAGCCGCAGCCACCATTCGGTCTCGCGGACTCGCTGCCCTCCCTCTCCAGCGTCCTGAGCCTCCCTGGCGGCATCGCCAGCCGGCTCGGCGGGCATCTGCTGGCCGGGTTGTACGACACGGCCCGGTACGCCAAGTCCCAGCTCGAAACCCGTAACGAGCCGCCGCTGTGA
- the ku gene encoding non-homologous end joining protein Ku, producing MARPVWSGSLTFGLVTLPIKLYTATDSHTLHFHQLQRGTSDRVRHQRINERTGEEVAADDIVKGLDTGDEYVLVEPEELDDIAPGRSKALEISGFVDLAEVKPIFFDRTYYLGPKGKEYAKVHALLHKALGRSGKAGIATFVMRNREYLVAVKAEDDILALHTLHWADEVRAPHKEVADLPGRPKITDRELKTAHQLIEALGTPWDPEDYHDTCQERVRELVEAKSKGETVERVEQAPESTNVIDLMDALHASVVRARGERKSHRRRRIKRSELERRSKAELYELAAEANVRGRLSMNRADLVKALSA from the coding sequence ATGGCACGTCCGGTGTGGAGCGGTTCGCTGACCTTCGGGTTGGTGACGTTGCCCATCAAGCTGTACACGGCGACGGACAGCCACACCCTGCACTTCCATCAACTCCAGCGCGGCACCTCCGACCGGGTCCGCCACCAGCGGATCAACGAGCGCACCGGTGAAGAGGTCGCTGCCGACGACATCGTCAAGGGGCTCGATACCGGCGACGAATACGTACTGGTCGAGCCGGAGGAACTGGACGACATCGCACCGGGACGGTCCAAGGCGCTGGAGATCAGCGGCTTCGTGGACCTGGCCGAGGTCAAGCCGATCTTCTTCGACCGGACCTACTACCTGGGCCCGAAGGGCAAGGAGTACGCCAAGGTCCACGCCCTGCTGCACAAGGCGCTCGGCCGGTCCGGCAAAGCCGGCATCGCCACATTCGTGATGCGCAACCGCGAGTACCTGGTCGCGGTCAAGGCCGAGGACGACATCCTCGCGCTCCACACCCTGCACTGGGCGGACGAAGTCCGCGCCCCGCACAAGGAAGTGGCCGACCTGCCGGGCAGACCGAAGATCACCGACCGCGAACTGAAGACCGCGCACCAGCTGATCGAAGCCCTCGGCACACCATGGGATCCCGAGGACTACCACGACACCTGTCAGGAACGCGTTCGCGAGCTCGTCGAGGCCAAGAGCAAGGGAGAGACGGTGGAGAGAGTCGAGCAAGCGCCCGAATCCACCAATGTCATCGACCTGATGGACGCACTCCACGCCAGCGTGGTAAGAGCGAGGGGAGAACGAAAGAGTCACCGCAGGCGCCGTATCAAGCGTTCCGAACTGGAACGGCGCAGCAAAGCGGAACTCTATGAACTCGCCGCTGAGGCCAACGTCCGAGGTCGCTTATCGATGAACCGTGCTGACCTCGTCAAGGCACTCTCCGCCTGA
- a CDS encoding DUF6343 family protein: MKRPRTGTEPLTARSALRLRLILAAIGLVAFTAGTFRFAIWTSGTTADESPGPTVLLVLTVVCGVLALTAALDLVVVLRRLRRKRSTAA, encoded by the coding sequence ATGAAGCGCCCGCGCACAGGTACGGAGCCGCTCACGGCCCGCAGCGCTCTGCGGCTCCGGCTGATACTCGCAGCCATCGGCCTGGTGGCCTTCACCGCGGGAACCTTTCGTTTCGCGATCTGGACGAGCGGTACGACCGCGGACGAATCTCCCGGTCCCACCGTTCTGCTCGTTCTGACCGTGGTCTGTGGCGTGCTCGCGCTCACCGCGGCACTGGACCTCGTCGTCGTCCTCCGCCGGTTGCGGCGCAAGCGGAGCACGGCGGCATAA
- a CDS encoding DNA polymerase ligase N-terminal domain-containing protein — MSGKAESSLEQYRSKRHAERTPEPMGGASGRGGRRRFVVQKHAATSLHYDFRLEADGVLKSWSVPKGLSTDPREKRLAMRTEDHPVDYVDFEGTIPEGEYGAGAVIVWDAGTYRNLAERGGKKVPVAKGVGEGHVKVWLEGEKLRGGYALTRTGHEGEKERWILVKVRDEEADARRNPVSSEPASVRTGRTVEDVAAG, encoded by the coding sequence ATGTCCGGCAAGGCTGAGAGCTCACTGGAGCAGTACCGCTCCAAGCGGCACGCTGAGCGCACACCCGAACCGATGGGCGGTGCCTCGGGCAGGGGCGGCAGACGGCGCTTCGTCGTGCAGAAACACGCGGCCACCTCCCTGCACTACGACTTCCGGCTCGAGGCGGACGGGGTGCTGAAGTCGTGGTCGGTGCCCAAGGGCCTGTCCACCGATCCACGGGAGAAACGCCTGGCCATGCGCACCGAGGACCATCCCGTGGACTACGTCGACTTCGAAGGCACCATCCCGGAGGGGGAGTACGGGGCCGGTGCGGTCATCGTCTGGGACGCGGGCACGTACCGGAACCTGGCCGAGCGCGGTGGGAAGAAGGTCCCCGTGGCCAAGGGGGTCGGCGAAGGCCATGTGAAGGTGTGGCTGGAGGGAGAGAAGCTCCGGGGCGGCTACGCACTGACACGGACGGGGCACGAGGGCGAGAAGGAGCGGTGGATTCTGGTGAAGGTCAGGGACGAGGAGGCCGATGCCCGCCGTAACCCGGTGAGCTCCGAACCTGCCTCGGTGCGGACCGGCCGCACCGTGGAGGACGTCGCCGCGGGATGA
- a CDS encoding NAD(P)/FAD-dependent oxidoreductase gives MSRPRIVIVGAGFAGLTTARRLCRLARGAAEIVLVNPTDYFLYVPLLPEVATGILEPRRVALPLTGTLPGVRLVLGEADAIDLDRHRVGWTDPEGNHRALGYDRLVLAVGSVNKLLPIPGVVEHAHGFRGMPEALYLRDHITRQIELADATDDGRERAARCTFVVVGAGYTGTEVAAHGQLFTDALARRHPRLDGGERPRWLLLDLAPRVLPELHPRMSQTASRVLARRGVEVLTGTSVAEATKDGVRLTDDRFVPTRSLIWCVGARPDPLVADLGLATEKGRLIVDEYLNVPGHPEVFACGDAAAVPDPARPGEIAPMTAQHAVRQGRAAAHNIAASHGHGTRRPYTHRDLGFVVDLGGTQAAANPFKVPLSGLAAGAVTRGYHLLAMPGNRVRVAVDWLFDALLPRQGVQLGLVRAHAVPLEHTAPEVPAPPPAGEAGEGNSGEDSPP, from the coding sequence ATGAGCCGACCACGCATCGTGATCGTGGGAGCCGGGTTCGCGGGCCTTACGACGGCCCGCAGGCTGTGCCGCCTCGCCCGCGGCGCGGCCGAGATCGTACTGGTCAACCCGACCGACTACTTCCTGTATGTGCCACTGCTGCCCGAAGTGGCCACGGGCATCCTGGAGCCGCGCAGGGTGGCGCTCCCCCTCACCGGCACCCTGCCCGGGGTCCGCCTGGTCCTGGGCGAGGCCGACGCGATCGACCTGGACCGCCACCGGGTCGGTTGGACCGATCCGGAGGGCAACCACCGTGCCCTCGGCTACGACCGGCTGGTCCTCGCCGTCGGCAGCGTCAACAAACTGCTGCCCATCCCCGGCGTGGTGGAGCACGCCCACGGTTTCCGCGGCATGCCTGAGGCGCTCTACCTGAGGGATCACATCACCCGTCAGATCGAGCTGGCCGACGCCACCGACGACGGGCGCGAACGCGCCGCACGGTGCACGTTCGTCGTGGTCGGAGCGGGCTACACCGGCACGGAGGTGGCCGCGCACGGACAGCTGTTCACCGACGCGCTCGCCCGTCGGCACCCCCGGCTGGACGGTGGGGAGCGGCCACGATGGCTGCTGCTCGACCTCGCGCCGCGGGTGCTCCCCGAACTCCACCCACGCATGTCGCAGACCGCCTCCCGAGTGCTGGCCAGGCGCGGCGTGGAGGTGCTCACCGGCACCTCGGTGGCGGAGGCCACCAAGGACGGCGTGCGCCTGACCGATGACCGATTCGTGCCCACCCGGTCCCTCATCTGGTGTGTCGGAGCGCGCCCCGATCCCCTCGTCGCCGATCTGGGCCTGGCGACGGAGAAAGGCCGTCTGATCGTCGACGAGTACCTGAACGTCCCCGGCCATCCAGAGGTGTTCGCCTGCGGTGACGCGGCGGCGGTGCCCGACCCTGCCCGCCCGGGCGAGATCGCGCCCATGACCGCGCAGCACGCCGTACGCCAGGGGAGGGCGGCCGCACACAACATCGCCGCTTCCCATGGGCACGGCACCCGCCGCCCGTACACGCACCGCGACCTGGGCTTCGTGGTCGACCTCGGCGGCACCCAGGCCGCCGCGAATCCGTTCAAGGTGCCACTGTCAGGTCTGGCCGCGGGTGCGGTCACCCGGGGCTACCACCTGCTGGCGATGCCCGGCAACCGGGTCCGGGTCGCTGTCGACTGGCTGTTCGATGCGTTGCTGCCCCGCCAGGGCGTACAGCTCGGCCTGGTGCGTGCGCACGCGGTCCCGCTGGAGCACACGGCGCCGGAGGTGCCGGCCCCACCTCCCGCAGGAGAAGCAGGAGAAGGGAACTCCGGAGAGGACAGCCCCCCATGA
- a CDS encoding MBL fold metallo-hydrolase, translating to MNSPRFAPAGLLLRYGQRRVAFDGGPGADPPRRVDAWLVTDERAELRSALRRTAADRGVELRAGSAVLGSVRVSLCPVVHTSHPTYGYRIAVGDRMVVWAPEFWEFPAWAAGTDLMFAEAAAWERPIRFRGGVGGHASVAEVGEQAVCNRVRRVVYAHIGRSCIRAMDAGLEPEVGEWGSEGRTYTLRPSVPFPDSGRAS from the coding sequence ATGAATTCACCGCGGTTCGCTCCAGCCGGCCTGTTGCTGCGGTACGGCCAACGGCGGGTCGCCTTCGACGGCGGCCCGGGCGCCGATCCGCCGCGGCGCGTGGATGCCTGGCTGGTCACCGATGAGCGGGCCGAGTTGCGCTCGGCCCTGCGGCGAACGGCCGCGGACCGTGGTGTCGAACTGCGGGCCGGAAGCGCGGTGCTGGGGTCGGTGCGCGTGAGTCTGTGCCCGGTGGTGCACACGTCGCACCCCACGTACGGGTACCGCATCGCGGTCGGCGACCGGATGGTCGTGTGGGCACCTGAGTTTTGGGAGTTTCCGGCGTGGGCCGCGGGCACGGACCTGATGTTCGCCGAGGCCGCTGCCTGGGAGCGGCCGATTCGCTTTCGCGGCGGCGTGGGCGGCCACGCGAGCGTGGCCGAGGTCGGCGAACAGGCTGTGTGCAACAGGGTGCGGCGCGTCGTCTATGCACATATCGGCCGCTCCTGCATCCGGGCCATGGATGCCGGTCTGGAGCCGGAGGTGGGAGAATGGGGCAGCGAAGGCCGTACCTATACGCTCCGCCCGAGTGTGCCCTTCCCGGACTCCGGCAGGGCTTCCTGA
- a CDS encoding rhodanese-like domain-containing protein, with protein sequence MPKRVERGEVQRLLAQGGQLVEVLPAADYDDEHIAGAINIPLRHLDREARERLDPERPVIVYCYDWLCDVSPRAAHRLEHLGFGQVYDYMPGKTDWLAAGLPRHGRATKVRRAGDIADPGVPTCDIDASPRDVAEQSAAHTGGFFVVLDEQRVVHGTLSADADELRDKRTIAQAMRPGPATVRANEPLEPLVERMKQKGVDAILVTAPEGQLLGLLTRQYAEQVLQSTA encoded by the coding sequence ATGCCGAAACGCGTTGAACGGGGCGAGGTCCAACGGCTGCTCGCCCAGGGCGGTCAGCTTGTCGAGGTCCTACCCGCCGCAGATTACGACGATGAACACATCGCCGGGGCGATCAACATCCCGCTACGCCATCTCGACCGCGAGGCACGTGAGCGGCTCGACCCGGAACGCCCGGTCATCGTGTACTGTTACGACTGGCTGTGCGACGTGAGCCCCCGGGCCGCCCACCGCCTGGAACACCTCGGCTTCGGCCAGGTCTACGACTACATGCCCGGCAAGACCGACTGGTTGGCCGCCGGACTGCCGCGCCACGGCCGGGCAACAAAGGTTCGACGAGCGGGTGACATCGCCGATCCGGGTGTTCCCACCTGCGACATCGATGCGTCCCCGCGGGACGTGGCCGAGCAATCGGCGGCTCACACCGGGGGCTTCTTCGTCGTCCTCGACGAGCAGCGCGTCGTGCACGGGACGCTGTCCGCCGACGCGGATGAGCTGCGCGACAAGCGCACGATTGCGCAGGCGATGCGGCCCGGGCCCGCCACCGTCCGTGCGAACGAGCCGCTCGAACCCCTGGTTGAACGCATGAAACAGAAAGGAGTCGACGCCATCCTCGTCACCGCCCCGGAGGGCCAACTCCTCGGCCTCCTGACGCGCCAATACGCCGAACAGGTCCTTCAGTCCACCGCGTAA
- a CDS encoding LLM class F420-dependent oxidoreductase codes for MTTFGYFLACEEFGPDDLLEQARMAEQAGFRELWLSDHYHPWNDAQGNSPFVWSVIGGLSQVTSLPVETAVTCPTVRTHPAVIAHATATSQVMLGGRFRLGLGSGEALNEHILGGDWPQAAVRLEMLEEAVGIIRRLLTGEEISHHGKHYTVENARLYTVPDQSVPIEISGFGPEATALAGRIGDGYITMMPDEDLVAEYRKNGGEGKPARGGMKVCWNHDRMEAVRTVHRLWPNLFLPGELAQLLPTPRHFAQACELVTEHMVSDAITCGDDVDQHVSALQSYVDAGFDSVYVTQIGPDQRGFFDFYRTKVLPQLPSD; via the coding sequence ATGACCACGTTCGGGTACTTCCTGGCCTGCGAGGAATTCGGCCCTGACGACCTGTTGGAACAAGCGAGGATGGCCGAGCAGGCCGGCTTCCGGGAGTTGTGGCTCTCCGATCACTATCACCCCTGGAACGACGCGCAGGGCAACAGCCCATTCGTCTGGTCGGTGATCGGCGGGCTTTCGCAAGTGACGTCCCTCCCAGTGGAGACAGCGGTGACCTGTCCGACCGTGCGCACTCACCCGGCGGTGATCGCCCATGCCACGGCCACGTCGCAGGTCATGCTGGGTGGCCGATTCCGGCTGGGACTGGGCAGCGGCGAGGCGCTCAACGAGCACATCCTCGGTGGCGACTGGCCGCAGGCAGCCGTGCGACTGGAGATGCTCGAAGAAGCTGTGGGAATCATCCGTCGACTGCTCACCGGGGAGGAGATCAGCCACCACGGCAAGCACTACACCGTGGAGAACGCCCGGCTCTACACCGTCCCCGATCAGAGCGTCCCTATCGAAATATCGGGCTTCGGACCCGAGGCCACGGCGCTGGCCGGCCGTATCGGCGACGGCTACATCACGATGATGCCGGACGAGGATCTGGTCGCCGAGTACCGCAAGAACGGTGGTGAGGGGAAACCGGCGCGGGGTGGCATGAAGGTGTGCTGGAACCATGACCGCATGGAGGCGGTCCGCACGGTACACCGGCTGTGGCCGAACCTGTTCCTGCCCGGGGAGCTGGCTCAGCTGCTGCCCACACCTCGTCACTTCGCACAAGCTTGCGAACTGGTCACCGAACACATGGTTTCCGACGCGATCACCTGCGGCGACGATGTGGACCAGCACGTGAGCGCGCTTCAGTCCTACGTCGACGCTGGCTTCGACAGTGTTTACGTCACACAAATCGGGCCTGATCAGCGTGGGTTCTTCGACTTCTACCGCACCAAGGTGCTGCCACAACTCCCGAGTGATTGA